In Gossypium arboreum isolate Shixiya-1 chromosome 3, ASM2569848v2, whole genome shotgun sequence, the sequence TATCTACTAAATCTAATATTTTTAAACCACACCAAGTTGAATTGATCAGAACATCAATTCGTCATCCCAACGATtggattataaaattattaaaattttgagaaattaaaaattCGAGTTcaacaataaaaaatttaacccATTCAAAGTCTCATTCTAAATCAATACattgatcaatttttttttatctaattGACCGATCTGATTCCGTTCAAACAGCATCCACTAAATCACCACTATTAATCATTGTTCTTAGCAATAATAAATACTGGGATTTTTTTTTCTCCACCCTGGGCTCTGCTAAACATagagaacttaaaaaaaaaaaaacaaaacagaaCTGAAAATGAATGGAAAAGGACGGTGAGTGCAGGCCACATAAAAATGGGTGTTACAAAGAAGCAAACGCAGAGCAGATGAGAGAAACATATGTGCTACTGCGGCCCATTTAGCTGGACCAGGACCCCAACTGACGTTGCAGTATGTGAAAGTCCTGAATTTTTGTGCCATTGGGCTAGGCCACTTGCAACGAAGAGCGAGAACCATTGTCCACATTCCACAAACATGTGGCAACCATAGCTTCATACGTGCCTTATCTTCTTGCTACGGTGGTCGATAGAACTTTGATCACTCATCTCCATAATAAGGGATGGAAAACACACGCCATCCGTCTCACCACTAAACCCCAACTATTGTTTATCATGGCTTCCTCAACTTTCTCCCCTGCAGCTCCTTCGCAGGTGTATCCCAAAACGTTTCATTACTTTAAATTACTCTGTAAATTATTCCTTCAAGACTTTTTACTGAAGgtcttttttttgtgtgtgtgtgttctGGTATGAAACAGCTATGCGCCGGCAAGAGTGGCATGTTCTGCCCATCACGAGCGTTTCTTGTGAAACCAACGAGAACCCATATGGTCAAAAACGAAAAGGGAATGAGGATCACATGCCAGGCCACTAGCATCCCTGCTGATAGAGTGCCAGACATGGGCAAGAGGCAGCTCATGAATCTGCTTCTGTTGGGGGCTATTTCACTTCCCTCAGGTTTCATGTTGGTTCCTTATGCAGCCTTCTTTGTCCCATCTGGGTAACTTCTCCTCCTCTTTCCTTGTTCAGTTCCTAATCAAGTATCGAGATCTGAGGATGCTAAATGATGCATCTAATTCTTATAGGCAGAACAACATGATCGTGGTTAAGTATGACCACAAGCATGAAATTGGTCAAGTATTATGTTATCTCCAATATGATGGTAGTATATATAGAATTGATCCTTTTTTTTATCAATTATAAGCATGTTCTGAAACCATGGAAAAATAGTTATTCAACTTACTGTcatcaaatattaaaattataaaccaTGTTATTTTCCCTAATTAAGTGGTTGATGAATTTTCATTCAAAAGATTTGGCTTTACTTGATAGGTTATCTCATTATCATTTATCACTGTTTGTATTAAACCTTATTACCAGGGGACGGGGTACCGGTGGTGGCACCGTTGCCAAGGACGCAATCGGAAATGATGTAATTGCCGAAGAATGGCTCAAGACTCATGGCCCTGGGGACCGAACCCTGACTCAAGGATTGAAGGTAAGTACACATGGTGTTAATTACAGTTTGTTATAATTGAATGTTTCAGACCATCCTAAGAGCATTCAACATGAAATCACGAAGAGCTCTGGTTTCTTCTAGGAAATTGTTTGCCATGTAAGTTCTTCCAATGCAAAGTTTTGGCGGTCAACAGTGACTTATGAGCTATGCTTGCCATTGGTTGAGCTCAATCTTTTTTTATGTTTAGGTTATTTGTCTCTTGCTAATGTTAGGCATGAGAAACCATTAACGAGAGCAGTAGCAGTAACTGCATTATGAAAGTTGATATAAAAATGGATTTTGTTTATTTTCAGGGAGACCCAACCTACCTAGTGGTAGAGAAGGACAGAACTCTTGCAACATATGGTATAAATGCTGTGTGCACACACCTTGGGTGTGTTGTTCCGTGGAATCAAGCCGAGAACAAGTTCATATGCCCCTGCCATGGATCCCAATACAACGATCAAGGAAGAGTTGTGAGAGGGCCTGCCCCCTTGGTGAGTCTGATTGACAGCTAAGTTATACATTTTTGGTTGTTTCACTCATCAACATTAGGAAAATCTCATCAGGCCATAAACCACTTGGAAATATAATGTAGATGCTCTTCTTTATTAAAGAATCTTAGAATAGGTTTATCCCTCATGATTCATTGCCAAACAAACACATGCATTTAGTATTGTATTTAAAAGTTTAGGCATCCAAAATTTTTTGTGCTCAGAATATGTTTTTGTATCATTTTGTTAtagtttctttatatatatatataatctaacTGTTTATAATAATGAGTTAATGGGCAACTTTATTGTGTGATCGAACAGTCCTTGGCATTGGCACACGCTGGTGTTGAAGACGGGAAGGTAGTATTTGTTCCATGGGTGGAAACAGATTTCAGAACCGGTGACGCTCCATGGTGGTCTTAAATATCTCCACAACCATTGGCTCAGGCTGTTTGTTGGGTTATATTTGAGATTTATTCAGCCAGTATGTTTTGTAGCGTTGCTAAACATAGGTTGCAAGACGTTATTTCCAATTTAGAATTGGTACAAGTATTCTTGTtgtattaaaaatttatatataggATAATTATTTGATACACTAGTTTCACAAGCAGTGTTGAGATTTTATCACGTGTGGCAAAATCTCATTAACTTCCCTTGTATTTACACTTTAATTCTTTGGTTTAATATTATTAAGCtttatttcatttgttaaaaaatcatatatttgatatttttattcaaCTACCTTATTGTCATTGTTGTGTTATCCAAGGTTTTCCAAGAAAGCTTAAGTTCACTTTGAATTTAAGTTACTGCACTTTTCATTTGAATATTTATTGTTTGTGTGTTTAGAGGTGAGTATGAATGGCTAAACCTTAGGTGGTTGGTTGATGGAAATGTTGGGTAGTTGATTTTTAGGTTTAGAGACTAAATCAAATAGAATTCAAAACATAGGATTGATGGCCCTAAGGGGAAATTTAGATAAGTGAGATCGAGAGGAGATCTTATCGAGCACCAATTAGACCGTACCAAGTTAGTTTGCTAAGGTCGAGAGATAGGCTAGACTAATTTGTCTAATTTGGTAAATTTGACGCCGAAATGGAAAATTGAGTCAATTTAAGAGCATTAGCAATTTAGATCCTTGATTCAAAGGTTAACCAACAACATGAAAATCAACCAACCGTTGTCTATTTTCAAATTTGCTAGTGTCATAATTTTAGTGACTTCCAATTTGGCCCTTTTCTGTTTTTagataattaattagtttaattcaCCCTCGATTATGATTTCTCGTAATATGACACTTAGTGAGTAGTTAGCTAGACTCCCAAATTGCATGCTATAGATTAGAATTGTTTGGTTACTGAACTCTCTTAGGTTTGATCCTTGGAACACTCAGGTGTTCTATTGTAACAATGAAAATATTACAACCGACCTGTCATACTTGCAGTACACCGCACGTAGATTGATTATTTTAATGTTGATTCTTGATAACTcatttgtgactaaatgagtttataattaataagcgAAAAgataaaacttaattataaatcatttgagcatcaactATATATGTCTAatcggtccctccgctagctcgttaaaactagaaatgaattgcgtGTTTAAATAGAAATGAATAGAATGAATAGAGAAAGAGAAATAAGAAACATTCatgaatgattatggttttctccgaaatggagaaatagaatcatttggaaatgaatgtaggtttccaaaaatgaaaatggaaatggaaacttGCAATCTTATATAGGATTACTTAAAAATGATAGAAggatgagtttatgtttttggattgTTTTGAAGCTCGAAAATGAAGATAAATCATtcggtcatagtgaacatgtGAGTTGTGACATATTAAAcaaatttctcaaaattttaataagggtataatcatcaaaattttatagggggtaaaattgtcaaaattttgctcaagtaaaatttgggtgagaaaattatttaatgtgTAGGTATTAAAGTttatttgggaaatagaaaattttaattaggtTGAATCAAATTACAGAGTATTAGGTCAAAAAAGCTGaggaagtactcgtaattggacccgATGTGAGAGTGGCCCAAAACCCCTCATGTAAAGAGGTGAGACGAAAAAACACTAATATCATTAACTAAGGTTGCCATCCCTTATATActattagaggtgtgcatgggccaggCTACCCGGCctggcccgaaggcccgcccgaaaagTAGAGGGTtcaggtaaaaatataggcctgaaatatgggtttgggcaaaaaaataaggcccgtttagaaaacgg encodes:
- the LOC108474570 gene encoding cytochrome b6-f complex iron-sulfur subunit, chloroplastic-like, translated to MASSTFSPAAPSQLCAGKSGMFCPSRAFLVKPTRTHMVKNEKGMRITCQATSIPADRVPDMGKRQLMNLLLLGAISLPSGFMLVPYAAFFVPSGGRGTGGGTVAKDAIGNDVIAEEWLKTHGPGDRTLTQGLKGDPTYLVVEKDRTLATYGINAVCTHLGCVVPWNQAENKFICPCHGSQYNDQGRVVRGPAPLSLALAHAGVEDGKVVFVPWVETDFRTGDAPWWS